The Spirochaetota bacterium genome includes a region encoding these proteins:
- a CDS encoding cation:proton antiporter, which translates to MNQFSSHEIVVIFTALALMLGAAKAFGELFRRLHMPQVVGELLAGFVLGPTVMGRLVPGFYSWVFATGARDSLVIQGLVLLGVVFLLLIAGLEVDLSSVLRQGRSVMWIGACTIVIPFFAGAILPPLLPGLFAESTDTLVLSLFIGTALAITALPVIVKILLDLKLFHSDFGMLVLAAAMVNDFTGWLFFSVIIQITQTGSANLPAILATLGLTAGFAVVILTVLRSIINLALPWIQTRMEWPGGVIVFIITIGLILSALTEALGVHAIFGAFLAGVAIGDSPHLRGHSREIIHQFINNIFAPLFFVSIGLGLDLAADFNPLLTLALIALAFAGKMLGALAGGALSGMRFRDTLPVGSAMSARGAMEVIIASFARHYGVIGDKTYAAIVIMAMATTLAAGPLVRFLMKRPKGLSLADLIDRRSFVSWLSSRDVNECIAELSGAAALRTGLEAADITRMVMEREALMSTGLGESIAVPHARTDAIERPVVIAGRSREGIDFNAPDGLPAQLIFLILTPAADQDGQIQVLAQISTIFSDERVKRLALQAKGYIEFNAALQQAGAKDKKP; encoded by the coding sequence ATGAACCAGTTCTCCTCTCACGAAATCGTCGTCATATTCACCGCCCTGGCGCTCATGCTGGGCGCGGCCAAGGCCTTTGGAGAGCTTTTCCGGCGCCTGCACATGCCCCAGGTCGTCGGGGAGCTCCTCGCGGGCTTCGTGCTGGGACCCACGGTCATGGGGCGCCTGGTCCCCGGTTTTTACTCCTGGGTTTTCGCGACGGGCGCGCGCGATTCGCTCGTGATCCAGGGACTCGTGCTCCTGGGCGTGGTATTCCTTCTATTGATCGCGGGACTCGAGGTTGACCTCTCTTCGGTGCTGCGGCAGGGACGCTCGGTGATGTGGATCGGAGCATGCACCATCGTCATACCCTTCTTCGCGGGCGCGATCCTCCCTCCCCTCCTGCCCGGACTCTTCGCGGAAAGTACCGATACCCTGGTCCTCTCGCTCTTTATCGGGACGGCGCTCGCCATCACCGCGCTCCCGGTGATCGTGAAGATACTCCTGGACCTTAAGCTGTTTCATTCGGACTTCGGGATGCTCGTGCTGGCCGCGGCCATGGTGAACGACTTCACCGGCTGGCTCTTCTTCTCGGTCATCATCCAGATCACCCAGACGGGGAGTGCGAACCTCCCGGCGATCCTGGCGACCCTGGGGCTCACCGCGGGATTCGCGGTGGTCATCCTCACGGTGCTGCGCTCGATAATCAACCTGGCGCTTCCCTGGATCCAGACGCGCATGGAATGGCCGGGCGGCGTGATAGTCTTCATCATCACGATTGGGCTTATACTTTCCGCCCTCACGGAGGCCCTGGGGGTACACGCCATATTCGGCGCCTTTCTCGCGGGGGTCGCCATTGGCGACTCGCCGCACCTGCGAGGGCATTCCAGGGAGATCATCCACCAGTTCATCAACAACATCTTCGCGCCCCTGTTCTTCGTGTCCATAGGCCTGGGACTGGACCTCGCCGCGGACTTCAACCCGCTGCTCACCCTCGCGCTCATCGCGCTCGCCTTCGCCGGCAAGATGCTGGGAGCGCTCGCGGGGGGCGCGCTTTCGGGCATGCGGTTCCGCGACACCCTGCCCGTGGGATCGGCGATGAGCGCGCGGGGCGCGATGGAGGTCATCATCGCGAGCTTCGCCCGGCACTATGGCGTTATCGGCGACAAGACCTACGCGGCGATCGTGATCATGGCCATGGCGACCACGCTCGCGGCCGGTCCCCTGGTGCGGTTTCTCATGAAGCGCCCGAAGGGCCTGTCCCTCGCGGACCTCATCGACCGCCGCTCCTTCGTATCCTGGCTCTCCTCGCGGGACGTGAACGAGTGTATCGCCGAGCTCTCCGGCGCGGCCGCCCTTAGAACGGGGCTGGAGGCGGCCGACATCACGCGCATGGTCATGGAACGCGAAGCGCTCATGAGCACGGGGCTCGGGGAGAGCATCGCAGTCCCCCACGCGCGGACGGATGCGATCGAAAGGCCGGTGGTGATAGCGGGACGCTCCCGGGAGGGCATAGACTTCAACGCCCCCGACGGCCTGCCGGCGCAGCTGATCTTCCTGATACTCACCCCCGCCGCCGACCAGGACGGCCAGATACAGGTACTCGCGCAGATTTCCACGATCTTTTCCGACGAGCGCGTAAAAAGGCTTGCCCTGCAGGCGAAAGGATATATAGAATTCAATGCCGCCCTGCAACAGGCCGGCGCTAAAGACAAAAAGCCATAA